A window of the Brachyhypopomus gauderio isolate BG-103 chromosome 14, BGAUD_0.2, whole genome shotgun sequence genome harbors these coding sequences:
- the LOC143475709 gene encoding uncharacterized protein LOC143475709: MNEAPKVWKAPPPVQSWASDRTHMTSRQPYMTEPITSKHVCFYKSGDAQFNGLPVVINSRTFKTFEALLDSLSKRVPLPFGVRTITTPRGRTAIRTLDQLRHGQSYICSDKRTVKPIDLERARHKPPPWYHAQPLTGRPPARQGRGQPQGRGQGQPHSRRPVHHGTRGAKRSRRATLLHTPRRLVVFRNGKPEVRRTLLLQKRTTHSFEVLLDHISEAMRFPVLKLHTPDGSRLDGLSALVLCSGIVVAAGREPFRKGDYDVQKPSAPTWLPTGQQHPMLRKKNCMISSTNSAFSPSSEHYSISQIQKPFEGSACDCTSYLPGSVERETGPLIEYVEKMNTPACLDCDGEENIQVPNDEDIEKSFRVNQDGTMTVEMKVRLTIKEEETVQWTTTLSRSSIASQMNCISESDLGRSLTDRIPADVHVVTSDVIQSCPDDQSDVSNKDSSIRQGLMEDAVEKDNMGVKETLHPLSSAFGWCERQQKQLSVDTARNHTEAESEENAFGSYDYRKEARNGEKSQGSIRPVPKPRSALTTDPNTFTSQRRSSFYKPVEILQDGSDHETMIHVYGQQVCQENIFANKQLCVQGMDICGSRMEYTETCDTVFPEKFNGTVAFCSENLVSEPQASTTYKTLNRQEHLHTPCNKNIPHEIISTESRMCSPMTDFINHSASRNISTGDTSKRRKAVRLIVKKNHIFQGSERKRKDNETDILKEIKKIRAVIFRQATTHYRAKAAKKLLKRRNFSTHSHVKIPAVFPNTTQLKSQSPNQLSGEGKLFTNEKMPAKGHLSSRKPNKDSTSSKKTLLHEEQDFYRESQELRESICLPPLHSSSSIFREYVELWLQKNEPNSHSEQAQVAPTETQCSPKLSVMTADAVGARKAAKDNLACCVSLDYTLSSENQLSKNKSSEQNLLLSDNTSEKNSIQTVLPENVCLKKVPFNSNDTSKNNSASSESLKLSELSKHQEIDKSLNKTSPGNGHVNLSPFLRDSSSENTPLSQTFLDLIPQNNTLLKASLFSCQPEGKKLFHRNKTSDKKSDTLHSGLSKKPEPKSTLLDKSQVSSDSAKSNGNKPTVSPQGYAGRREGDKHPSLKTLSDAEIIEKPQTVNMAVSGDMRHVLEELYRSIWTLCETTRQKRRCGLEKSNSLPDFSSHMATTFGSSSRLLMAFLSVMALKDGLSNLNPQRQAEGNRSCSEALFLLQSLKEIAAIEDAEQLTVSLNALQNLVSVQLLESWRGFQELNNRSQSHSTMTDSSKSCSHSGLGFEEQVIHGLMEELGVPDRVREELADFCTQEESNRGNQAEGSEEVHESLSEAKLNRFLAQLLDEETIRFPHSVFEEEVNAYVKSVIKKAIKTHLKESGSSVLSMAQFVACTEQEIKVLTEKDRNICYIERTEQDDHELASDICEEMPSHEYMLEEKTEGRTAKPVRREEREQVDANHKGEQRLDKEQYVLEKNTEYPNTLDYTDKNEDEEKERNARENDEDWIADKDCESPSSSDDKLSTSQEGKFSLGERSLGNRFVEDVMSTSFSEDQVYDEEHLQMNAVRSQKDTMKQPLYKLQKENPIREAQCQLHSGTYCVEHSVQCRMPTTLCGIHVESQMKEDKNQLEAEQQQVIYEEKIVYSEEERVVLNASECFTIDQEHFVEPLDYDPDRTAEGCEENTLHCTGKKKSSDSVVDLIINLESSSQRVSNTPVFLVHSKLQEVSETDILTNVSDISSETDRKQGIKSASSKVQTQGKKDNEKHVHRVSPKESLNMTRTAKQSCMDMTSELLSSSLAFSYDSPSSSMAQEPDRSTQVNRVKSIREMFLAKSNTRKQNAKRHSPSSNSDLSDCQPQTSDSGGNHSQTSPETYSGKDDTSRSIAKGFVRKTIERLYGRSHSDGTTDVKRSVSDSKGKHRVPGRTDVNNLISFHEASPQGVTDLSYFNATSSFDAFNDSTQCVSSYSKFEPGDAILTDKGHPLPCENQSIHEISPELQEIPKKETKITISVKPGQIVVKEDVPYSLFHPASPHRSLPSTELEELSGPSGPKFTYFNLPNASDSELELEEKKLGTSDKAEVKVTPLTRTSRSWETWTNFLPAFRPPVVKKADNKVHPTGGAAGPVVTQPVKGQSSHTEIMRCSTESDLLDMLFLFCGQHCPLL, translated from the exons ATGAACGAGGCACCAAAAGTATGGAAGGCACCGCCCCCTGTCCAATCCTGGGCCAGTGACCGCACACACATGACATCGCGTCAACCATACATGACTGAGCCAATCACCTCAAAGCATGTGTGCTTCTATAAAAGTGGCGACGCCCAGTTCAATGGCTTACCGGTGGTTATTAACAGCCGCACGTTCAAGACCTTCGAGGCGCTGCTGGACAGCCTGTCGAAGCGTGTCCCGCTGCCCTTTGGGGTTCGCACTATCACCACGCCACGCGGCCGTACAGCCATCCGAACTCTCGACCAGCTGCGCCACGGCCAGTCCTACATCTGCTCCGATAAGCGCACCGTCAAGCCCATCGACCTGGAGCGGGCACGCCACAAGCCACCTCCGTGGTACCACGCCCAACCGCTTACCGGCAGGCCCCCTGCCCGACAGGGCCGGGGTCAACCTCAGGGCCGGGGTCAGGGTCAACCTCATAGCCGGAGGCCAGTCCACCACGGCACACGAGGGGCCAAGCGAAGCCGTCGTGCCACCCTGCTGCACACGCCCAGGCGCCTGGTGGTGTTCCGCAATGGAAAACCTGAAGTCAGGCGTACGCTGTTACTGCAGAAGAGGACCACCCACTCCTTTGAGGTGCTGCTAGATCACATATCTGAGGCCATGCGCTTCCCTGTGCTGAAGCTGCACACTCCTGATGGAAGCAGG TTGGATGGTCTTTCTGCTCTGGTCTTGTGTTCGGGGATTGTGGTAGCTGCTGGCCGTGAACCTTTCAGAAAAGGAGACTACGATGTCCAGAAACCCTCCGCTCCAACTTGGCTACCAACAGGACAGCAGCATCCTATGTTGC gtaaaaaaaactgCATGATCAGCAGTACCAATTCTGCTTTCTCACCATCTTCAGAGCACTACAGTATAAGTCAAATACAAAAACCTTTTGAAGGTAGCGCTTGTGATTGTACAAGTTACCTTCCTGGTTCTGTGGAAAGGGAGACTGGCCCGCTCATTGAATATGTGGAAAAGATGAACACACCCGCATGTCTGGATTGCGATGGTGAGGAAAACATCCAGGTGCCCAATGACGAAGACATTGAAAAGTCCTTTCGGGTAAACCAGGATGGGACCATGACTGTAGAGATGAAGGTACGCCTGACTATTAAAGAGGAGGAGACAGTCCAGTGGACAACCACACTGAGTCGCTCCAGCATTGCCAGTCAAATGAACTGCATCTCTGAATCTGATCTGGGCAGATCTTTGACGGACAGAATTCCTGCTGATGTTCATGTTGTGACCTCAGATGTAATTCAAAGCTGTCCTGATGACCAGAGTGATGTCTCTAATAAGGACAGCAGTATAAGGCAAGGACTAATGGAGGACGCTGTAGAGAAGGACAACATGGGTGTAAAAGAAACACTTCATCCTCTTTCTTCTGCCTTTGGGTGGTGCGAACGTCAACAGAAGCAATTATCCGTTGACACAGCAAGGAACCATACTGAAGCAGAGAGTGAGGAAAATGCTTTTGGATCATATGACTACAGGAAAGAGGCGAGGAATGGTGAAAAGAGTCAAGGCAGCATTCGCCCAGTACCCAAACCCCGCAGTGCCCTTACCACTGACCCGAACACATTCACCTCCCAGCGACGGTCCAGTTTCTACAAACCGGTAGAGATCCTACAAGATGGTAGCGACCATGAGACCATGATTCATGTCTATGGGCAGCAGGTCTGCCAGGAAAATATCTTTGCAAATAAGCAGTTATGCGTCCAGGGCATGGACATCTGTGGTTCACGCATGGAATATACAGAAACCTGTGATACAGTATTTCCTGAAAAGTTTAACGGAACAGTtgccttttgcagtgagaactTGGTGTCTGAGCCTCAGGCCAGCACCACTTATAAGACACTCAACAGACaggaacacctccacacaccatgtaacaaaaacatccCTCATGAAATCATAAGCACTGAGTCCAGAATGTGTTCTCCTATGACAGACTTTATTAATCATTCCGCCTCTAGAAATATATCAACAGGTGATACTAGCAAGAGGAGAAAGGCAGTAAGACTAATTGTGAAAAAGAATCATATTTTTCAGGGTTCTGAGCGAAAACGAAAGGATAATGAAACTGATATTctaaaagaaataaagaaaataagagCTGTTATTTTTAGACAAGCAACTACGCATTATAGAGCAAAAGCTGCAAAAAAGCTGTTAAAAAGGAGAAACTTCTCTACTCACAGTCATGTGaaaattcctgctgtgtttcCTAACACTACTCAGTTAAAATCACAAAGTCCAAATCAATTATCAGGTGAGGGAAAGCTATTTACCAATGAGAAGATGCCTGCCAAAGGGCACCTGTCCAGCAGGAAACCAAACAAAGATTCAACCTCATCAAAAAAAACCCTGCTTCATGAGGAGCAGGATTTTTATCGAGAGTCACAGGAGCTTAGAGAAAGTATCTGCCTTCCTCCTTTGCATTCCTCATCCTCAATTTTCAGAGAATATGTAGAACTCTGGTTGCAGAAAAATGAACCTAACTCACATTCTGAACAGGCGCAAGTGGCCCCTACCGAAACACAGTGCTCTCCAAAGCTATCAGTTATGACCGCAGATGCTGTGGGTGCTAGAAAAGCAGCAAAGGACAATTTAGCATGTTGTGTTTCACTAGATTATACTTTATCGTCTGAAAATCAGTTAAGTAAAAACAAGTCTTCTGAACAGAATTTATTATTGAGCGATAATACCTCAGAGAAAAATAGCATCCAAACAGTACTGCCAGAAAATGTTTGTTTAAAGAAGGTACCCTTTAATAGTAATGATACCTCAAAAAATAACTCAGCTTCAAGTGAATCATTAAAGCTATCAGAATTATCAAAACATCAGGAAATTGATAAATCATTGAACAAAACATCACCAGGTAATGGCCATGTTAATTTGTCACCTTTCCTTAGAGATTCCTCTTCAGAAAATACTCCTCTCAGCCAAACCTTCTTAGATTTAATACCACAAAACAATACTTTGTTGAAGGCATCGCTATTCAGTTGTCAACCTGAGggaaaaaaattatttcacagAAATAAAACTTCTGACAAGAAGTCAGATACCCTACATTCTGGTCTGAGCAAGAAACCTGAACCCAAAAGCACACTATTGGACAAATCACAAGTAAGTAGTGATTCAGCAAAGTCAAACGGAAATAAACCAACTGTTAGCCCACAGGGGTATGCAGGCAGACGTGAAGGAGATAAACATCCGTCATTAAAGACATTATCAGATGCAGAAATTATAGAAAAACCACAAACAGTCAACATGGCAGTAAGTGGAGATATGAGGCACGTTCTTGAGGAGCTCTACCGTTCCATTTGGACGCTCTGTGAAACGACGCGGCAGAAACGGCGGTGTGGTTTGGAGAAGTCCAACAGCCTGCCAGATTTCTCCTCACACATGGCCACTACATTTGGCTCTTCGTCACGACTGCTCATGGCCTTCCTCTCAGTTATGGCCCTGAAAGACGGTCTGTCCAACTTAAATCCACAGCGCCAAGCAGAGGGCAACCGGAGCTGTTCTGAGGCTCTGTTTTTGCTTCAGTCGCTTAAGGAGATAGCAGCCATAGAAGACGCAGAGCAGTTAACAGTCAGTCTGAATGCTTTGCAGAATTTAGTATCTGTTCAACTGCTAGAGAGTTGGAGAGGGTTTCAGGAGCTGAACAACAGGTCGCAGAGTCACAGTACTATGACAGACTCCTCTAAGAGTTGCTCTCACAGTGGGCTGGGGTTTGAGGAGCAGGTCATTCACGGGCTCATGGAAGAACTAGGTGTTCCTGacagggtcagagaggagctAGCAGATTTCTGCACTCAAGAGGAGAGCAACAGAGGTAATCAGGCCGAAGGATCAGAAGAGGTACATGAGTCTTTATCAGAGGCGAAGCTGAATAGGTTCCTAGCACAACTCTTAGACGAAGAAACAATCAGGTTCCCGCACTCTGTATTTGAAGAGGAGGTAAACGCATATGTTAAATCGGTAATTAAAAAAGCTATAAAAACACACCTCAAAGAGAGTGGAAGTTCAGTGCTGTCTATGGCACAATTTGTGGCTTGCACTGAACAAGAAATCAAAGTGTTAACTGAAAAGGATAGAAACATCTGTTACATAGAGAGAACAGAGCAGGATGACCATGAACTTGCCTCTGACATCTGCGAGGAAATGCCTTCTCATGAGTACATGTTGGAAGAAAAAACAGAGGGGAGAACTGCCAAGCCAGTAAGAAGAGAGGAAAGGGAACAAGTGGATGCAAATCACAAGGGAgaacaaagactagacaaggaACAATATGTTCTGGAGAAGAATACTGAATATCCTAATACACTAGATTACACTGATAAAAATGAGGATGAGGAAAAAGAGAGGAATGCAAGAGAAAATGATGAAGACTGGATTGCTGATAAGGACTGTGAGTCACCTAGTAGCAGTGATGATAAACTGAGCACTTCTCAGGAGGGGAAATTCAGTTTAGGGGAACGCAGCTTAGGAAACAGGTTTGTTGAAGATGTTATGAGCACAAGCTTTTCTGAAGATCAAGTCTATGACGAAGAACATCTTCAAATGAATGCAGTAAGATCCCAGAAAGATACCATGAAACAACCTTTATATAAATTGCAAAAAGAAAATCCCATCAGAGAAGCACAGTGTCAATTACACAGTGGCACATATTGTGTGGAGCACAGTGTACAGTGTAGAATGCCAACTACCCTCTGTGGTATTCATGTAGAATCACAGATGAAAGAGGACAAGAATCAACTTGAGGCAGAGCAGCAACAGGTAATCTATGAGGAGAAAATTGTTTATTCTGAGGAGGAGCGGGTGGTCTTGAATGCATCAGAATGCTTTACAATCGATCAAGAACATTTTGTGGAGCCATTGGATTACGACCCAGACAGAACTGCAGAAGGATGTGAAGAAAACACACTACATTGTACTGGAAAAAAGAAAAGTTCAGATTCAGTAGTGGATCTAATCATTAATCTGGAGTCATCCTCACAAAGAGTGAGCAATACACCTGTATTTTTGGTACATAGTAAGCTACAAGAAGTTTCAGAGACTGATATCTTAACTAATGTTTCTGATATCTCCAGTGAAACTGATAGAAAACAGGGGATTAAAAGTGCTTCTTCTAAGGTCCAAACACAAGGCAAAAAGGACAATGAAAAGCATGTCCATCGGGTCTCACCAAAAGAATCACTAAATATGACCAGAACAGCTAAGCAGTCATGCATGGATATGACATCAGAACTCCTTTCCTCTTCATTAGCGTTCAGCTATGATTCTCCAAGCAGCTCTATGGCACAAGAGCCAGACAGAAGCACTCAAGTTAACAGAGTAAAGTCAATCAGAGAGATGTTTCTTGCTAAGAGCAACACTAGAAAACAGAATGCAAAAAGACATTCACCCAGTTCAAATTCTGATCTGTCTGACTGTCAACCTCAAACCTCTGACAGTGGGGGGAACCACTCCCAGACATCACCTGAGACATACAGTGGAAAAGATGATACTAGCCGGTCCATTGCCAAAGGCTTTGTCAGAAAAACCATTGAGCGTCTCTATGGAAGAAGTCATTCAGATGGTACGACAGATGTTAAGAGGTCAGTATCTGATTCCAAGGGGAAGCATAGAGTTCCTGGAAGGACCGATGTAAATAATTTGATCTCCTTCCATGAAGCTTCCCCACAGGGAGTGACTGATTTATCATACTTCAATGCCACAAGCTCCTTTGATGCCTTCAACGATTCAACTCAATGTGTGAGTTCATATTCCAAGTTTGAACCAGGAGATGCCATTCTTACTGATAAAGGTCATCCGTTGCCTTGTGAAAACCAGTCAATTCATGAAATATCCCCAGAGCTCCAAGAAATTCCCAAGAAGGAGACTAAGATCACCATATCAGTTAAGCCTGGTCAGATTGTTGTTAAGGAAGATGTTCCATATTCATTATTTCACCCAGCTTCTCCTCATAGGTCCCTCCCTTCCACTGAGCTTGAAGAACTGTCTGGGCCATCAGGACCAAAGTTCACCTATTTCAACCTTCCAAATGCAAGTGACTCTGAGCTGGAGCTGGAAGAAAAGAAACTCGGCACTTCTGATAAGGCAGAGGTTAAAGTCACCCCTCTGACACGAACATCTAGGTCCTGGGAGACCTGGACCAACTTTCTGCCTGCCTTCAGGCCACCGGTTGTCAAGAAAGCAGATAATAAGGTGCACCCAACGGGGGGAGCTGCAGGTCCTGTAGTCACCCAGCCAGTTAAGGGACAGAGTTCACACACAGAAATCATGAGGTGTTCCACAGAATCTGATCTCCTGGACATGCTTTTCCTATTTTGTGGACAGCACTGTCCTCTTCTCTAA